Proteins from a single region of Sediminitomix flava:
- a CDS encoding DUF2911 domain-containing protein gives MRKFSILNICILLFTLWSSTIIYGQELKHKPRKSEVGLVNFRDGENYVKVTYGRPKMKHERHHPFGYNVPWRKLWRFGDDDATEITFTKPVIFGEDTLNTGTYALFAIPDTAEWTMIVNKELGQWGTFKYRQEYDIARMKIPAFKSPYVFMQFSIFLQETDEFYGCNLIAIWDRRSIVIPIRFLKEEDLLINTEEADSLNVTE, from the coding sequence ATGAGAAAGTTTTCGATTCTAAATATTTGTATTCTTCTATTTACCCTTTGGAGTTCAACGATTATTTATGGCCAAGAACTCAAGCATAAACCTAGAAAAAGTGAAGTTGGTCTTGTCAACTTTCGAGATGGTGAAAATTATGTAAAAGTAACTTATGGTAGGCCTAAGATGAAGCATGAACGTCATCACCCTTTTGGGTATAATGTTCCGTGGAGGAAATTGTGGCGTTTTGGTGATGATGATGCAACTGAAATTACGTTTACAAAACCAGTTATTTTTGGCGAAGATACCTTGAATACGGGTACTTACGCTTTGTTTGCAATTCCAGATACAGCTGAGTGGACTATGATTGTAAATAAAGAGTTGGGGCAATGGGGTACATTTAAGTACAGGCAAGAGTATGATATCGCTCGTATGAAAATTCCTGCCTTTAAGTCTCCATATGTATTTATGCAGTTCAGTATTTTCTTACAGGAAACGGATGAGTTTTATGGTTGTAATCTGATTGCAATTTGGGATAGACGCTCAATTGTGATTCCTATCAGATTTTTAAAAGAAGAAGACTTATTAATTAATACTGAAGAGGCAGATTCTTTGAATGTTACTGAGTAA
- the lpxD gene encoding UDP-3-O-(3-hydroxymyristoyl)glucosamine N-acyltransferase: MELSVNQIAQIIKGEVVGDGEKKIHNISKIQEGTEGTLSFLANPKYEEHIYSTNASAVLVNKDFKPKKEIASTLIYVEDAYVAFTELLTEYQKLILSLKVGIESPSFIDDSAQVGDQIYVGAFAYIGKNVKIGNNVKIYPNTFIGDNVTIGDNCTLYAGVKVYNDTIIGNHCTLQAGAVIGSDGFGFAPQKDGTYKTIPQIGNVILEDNVDIGANTVVDCATMGSTVVKQGAKLDNLIQVAHNVVIGKNTVIASQTGVSGSSTIGDNCMIGGQVGVAGHLSVANGTQIGAQSGLAKSVKEENTKIMGTPAISFAQNLKAFAVTRNLPELAKTVKQLEKEIANLKKD; this comes from the coding sequence ATGGAATTAAGTGTAAATCAAATTGCTCAAATCATAAAGGGTGAAGTTGTTGGGGATGGAGAGAAAAAGATCCACAATATTTCAAAGATTCAGGAAGGTACAGAAGGCACTCTTTCATTTTTAGCCAATCCAAAATATGAAGAACACATTTACAGCACTAATGCTTCTGCTGTTCTAGTAAATAAGGATTTCAAGCCTAAAAAAGAAATAGCCTCAACACTCATTTATGTAGAAGATGCTTATGTAGCCTTCACAGAGTTGTTGACAGAGTATCAAAAATTGATTCTAAGCTTAAAAGTAGGAATCGAATCACCTTCTTTCATTGATGATTCTGCTCAAGTAGGAGATCAAATCTACGTAGGTGCTTTTGCTTACATTGGAAAGAACGTGAAAATCGGTAATAACGTAAAAATATACCCAAATACATTCATTGGAGACAATGTTACGATTGGAGACAATTGTACACTATACGCAGGTGTGAAAGTCTACAATGACACAATCATTGGAAATCACTGTACGCTTCAAGCAGGAGCAGTTATTGGTTCTGATGGTTTTGGCTTTGCTCCTCAAAAAGATGGCACGTACAAAACGATACCTCAAATTGGAAATGTAATCCTAGAAGACAACGTAGATATTGGAGCCAATACAGTAGTCGATTGCGCTACTATGGGATCAACAGTTGTTAAGCAAGGCGCAAAATTAGATAACCTTATTCAAGTAGCACATAATGTGGTGATTGGCAAAAACACTGTTATTGCTTCTCAGACTGGTGTTTCTGGTTCAAGTACTATTGGAGACAACTGTATGATAGGAGGACAAGTAGGTGTTGCTGGACATTTATCAGTTGCTAACGGCACTCAAATTGGAGCTCAATCTGGTCTTGCAAAATCTGTAAAAGAGGAGAACACCAAAATCATGGGAACTCCAGCTATTTCATTTGCTCAGAATTTAAAAGCTTTTGCAGTTACTAGAAACTTGCCTGAATTGGCAAAAACTGTGAAGCAATTGGAGAAAGAAATTGCAAATCTGAAAAAAGATTAA
- a CDS encoding porin family protein, whose translation MKRILFTLLFTGVMSTTYAQNPTRIISNVLKNTSFKIAYGTILDTPDDFDYKGRQTSFALTYQPEFSLGGGQFTFNPGISYVHDSYFLDDFTIRENPTDNNKTIIVPVGDIFEEATDIKKSKLAVNSFDVPLEFRYRTSANRKGFVIGLGGYFGFIFDTHTKIKYEDGQGSNVIAKEKRNYNINRFRYGVMGRIGLNNINLFATYNLNEFFENNALDGISSNTRQLAVGISFRGI comes from the coding sequence ATGAAAAGAATTCTTTTTACACTTCTATTTACAGGAGTAATGAGTACCACGTATGCTCAAAATCCTACACGAATTATAAGTAATGTCTTAAAAAACACTTCTTTTAAGATTGCTTATGGTACTATATTAGATACACCTGACGACTTCGATTATAAAGGTCGTCAAACCAGCTTTGCACTTACTTATCAGCCAGAATTTTCATTAGGGGGAGGGCAATTCACTTTCAACCCTGGTATTAGTTATGTACATGACAGTTATTTTTTAGATGACTTTACGATCAGAGAGAACCCTACAGATAATAACAAAACCATTATCGTTCCTGTCGGAGACATCTTTGAGGAAGCTACAGATATCAAGAAAAGTAAATTAGCAGTCAATAGTTTCGATGTCCCACTTGAGTTTCGCTACAGAACTAGTGCAAACCGTAAAGGTTTTGTTATTGGTCTTGGAGGATACTTTGGTTTCATCTTCGACACACATACTAAAATCAAATACGAAGATGGACAAGGCAGTAATGTAATTGCTAAAGAAAAAAGAAATTATAACATCAATCGATTCCGATATGGTGTAATGGGTAGAATAGGCTTGAACAATATCAACCTATTTGCGACGTATAATTTGAATGAATTCTTTGAGAACAATGCTCTAGATGGTATTTCTTCAAATACAAGGCAATTAGCAGTGGGTATTTCCTTTAGAGGAATATAA
- a CDS encoding ABC transporter ATP-binding protein, with translation MIQIHAENIGKRFGRNWIFKNLDYTFEAGNSYAITGSNGSGKTTFIRSLAGILPLSKGKISYHLDQSEIHPDDIHKYLSLSGPYTEVIEEFSLLELIHFYQNFKPLQVTPEELIEIMELKHSKKKAIKDFSSGMKQKLKLGLAFFGFDQILILDEPTSNLDHQNIEWYHQQIENIDRSNKIILICSNQPYEYDFCTNHLNISHFK, from the coding sequence ATGATTCAGATCCACGCAGAAAACATCGGTAAACGTTTTGGACGAAATTGGATTTTTAAAAATCTAGACTACACTTTCGAAGCTGGAAATTCATATGCTATTACTGGGAGTAATGGTAGTGGTAAAACAACTTTCATTCGAAGTCTTGCAGGAATTCTCCCTCTCTCTAAAGGAAAAATATCATACCACTTAGATCAATCAGAAATTCATCCTGACGACATCCATAAATACCTATCACTTTCAGGACCTTACACAGAAGTTATTGAAGAATTCTCATTACTTGAGTTAATTCATTTTTACCAAAACTTCAAACCCCTACAAGTAACTCCTGAAGAGTTGATCGAGATTATGGAGCTTAAACACTCGAAGAAAAAAGCAATTAAAGATTTTAGTTCTGGAATGAAACAAAAGCTCAAATTAGGTCTTGCTTTTTTTGGATTTGATCAGATATTAATCCTTGATGAACCGACCTCAAACCTTGATCATCAGAATATTGAATGGTATCATCAACAGATTGAAAACATAGACCGTTCAAATAAAATTATATTGATTTGTTCCAATCAGCCTTATGAATATGATTTTTGTACAAATCACCTCAATATTTCACATTTTAAATAG
- a CDS encoding bifunctional UDP-3-O-[3-hydroxymyristoyl] N-acetylglucosamine deacetylase/3-hydroxyacyl-ACP dehydratase, whose product MYTKQHTIQKAVTVSGVGIHTGATASMTFMPAEPDHGYKFQRTDLPNQPIVEADVDNVVDISRGTTIEQDGARVNTVEHVLAALVGLEIDNVLIQIDGPEPPIMDGSSIMFVEALKEAGLEEQPALRKFFEVPNSVFYQDKDRKVEIAALPLDDYRLTVMVDYNSPVLGSQHALLSNISDFETEIASSRTFCFLHEVQALRKLGLIQGGNFNNAIVVVDQLISEQELDELADVFDLPKVEVKEEGILNNVELRHNNEPARHKLLDMVGDLALVGRPIKAQILAARPGHAANVEFARKLKKLMLKTDKDSNVPAYDPKQEPIMDINELNQLLPHAYPFLLVDKITELTPNYVIGVKNVTVNEPFFPGHFPGNPVMPGVLQIEAMAQTGGILVLKNMEEPKNYWTYFVAVDDCKFRKMVVPGDTLVLKCELIMPIRRGIAKMKGQAYVAGQLVCEATMTASLVKKDQ is encoded by the coding sequence ATGTATACAAAACAGCATACAATACAAAAGGCCGTAACAGTTTCTGGAGTGGGTATTCACACTGGAGCTACAGCTTCAATGACTTTTATGCCAGCCGAGCCTGATCACGGTTATAAATTTCAAAGAACAGACCTACCTAATCAACCTATAGTTGAGGCAGATGTTGATAACGTTGTTGATATCTCTAGAGGTACAACAATCGAACAAGATGGAGCTCGTGTTAACACAGTAGAGCACGTTTTAGCTGCCTTAGTCGGACTAGAAATCGACAACGTTCTAATCCAAATTGATGGACCTGAACCTCCAATCATGGACGGTAGCTCTATCATGTTTGTTGAAGCTTTAAAAGAAGCTGGGTTAGAAGAACAACCAGCACTAAGAAAATTCTTTGAAGTTCCGAACAGTGTTTTTTATCAAGATAAAGACCGTAAAGTAGAAATCGCGGCACTTCCATTAGATGATTATCGTCTTACTGTAATGGTAGACTACAATTCACCTGTACTTGGAAGCCAACATGCTTTACTTTCAAATATTTCTGACTTTGAAACAGAAATTGCTTCTTCTAGAACATTCTGTTTCTTACACGAAGTACAAGCGTTAAGAAAACTAGGTTTAATTCAAGGTGGAAACTTCAACAATGCAATTGTCGTAGTTGACCAACTAATTTCTGAGCAAGAATTAGATGAATTGGCTGATGTATTCGACTTACCAAAAGTAGAAGTTAAAGAAGAAGGTATATTAAACAACGTAGAACTACGTCACAATAACGAACCTGCTCGTCACAAACTTCTAGACATGGTTGGAGATTTAGCTCTTGTTGGCCGTCCAATCAAAGCTCAAATTCTTGCGGCTCGTCCTGGTCACGCTGCCAATGTAGAGTTTGCTCGTAAATTGAAAAAGCTAATGCTTAAGACAGACAAGGATAGTAATGTCCCTGCTTACGATCCTAAGCAAGAGCCAATCATGGACATCAACGAGTTGAATCAACTTCTTCCTCACGCATATCCATTCTTACTTGTTGACAAAATCACAGAATTGACACCGAACTACGTTATTGGTGTTAAAAATGTAACTGTCAATGAGCCATTCTTCCCAGGGCACTTCCCAGGAAATCCTGTAATGCCAGGTGTTCTTCAGATTGAAGCTATGGCACAAACTGGTGGTATTCTTGTGTTGAAAAACATGGAAGAGCCTAAGAATTATTGGACATACTTCGTAGCAGTTGATGACTGTAAATTCAGAAAAATGGTAGTTCCAGGAGACACTTTAGTTCTCAAATGTGAACTGATCATGCCTATTCGAAGAGGTATTGCCAAGATGAAAGGGCAAGCTTATGTTGCTGGACAACTTGTTTGCGAAGCAACAATGACAGCCTCTTTGGTCAAAAAAGATCAATAA
- a CDS encoding histidine phosphatase family protein, giving the protein MKKYLYIVRHGQTNYNKSELVQGRQIDAELNEKGLEQASALFEFYKDKYFDKCYTSTLQRTWQTVDGFLQGDLKWEKLSGLDEMDYGAFEGNPIDDTVMALNDAWNRGEVDAKAEGGESPQDVQDRQKEAISYIISQKEEKHVLVCMHSRAIRILLCLLLQKPLVEMKNYIPKNTGVTTVVYDEETQEFSLEDFNRVDHLA; this is encoded by the coding sequence ATGAAGAAGTATTTATACATCGTAAGGCATGGTCAGACTAATTACAATAAGAGTGAATTAGTACAAGGGAGACAAATTGATGCAGAGTTAAACGAAAAAGGTTTAGAACAGGCTTCAGCACTTTTTGAATTCTATAAAGATAAATACTTTGATAAATGCTATACATCAACCTTACAGAGAACTTGGCAAACTGTAGACGGCTTTTTACAAGGTGATCTAAAGTGGGAGAAGTTATCTGGCTTAGATGAAATGGATTATGGTGCATTTGAAGGTAATCCTATCGATGACACTGTAATGGCCTTAAATGATGCTTGGAATAGAGGAGAAGTGGATGCAAAAGCGGAAGGAGGAGAATCACCTCAAGATGTACAAGATCGTCAGAAAGAAGCTATTTCATATATAATTTCTCAAAAGGAGGAAAAGCATGTGTTAGTGTGTATGCATAGTAGAGCTATTCGAATTCTATTATGTCTTTTATTGCAAAAGCCTTTAGTAGAAATGAAGAATTATATTCCTAAAAATACAGGAGTGACAACGGTCGTTTATGATGAGGAAACTCAAGAGTTTTCTTTAGAAGATTTTAATAGAGTAGATCACTTAGCTTAA
- the lpxA gene encoding acyl-ACP--UDP-N-acetylglucosamine O-acyltransferase: MISPLASIDPNAKIDEGVEIGPFTTVYGDVEIGKGTWIGPNVTIMDGARIGENCKIFPGAVISAVPQDLKFEGEYTTTVIGNNTVLRECVTINRGTSDKMMTKIGENCLLMAYVHVAHDCIIANNCIFSNAVQIAGHVEIDEFTIVGGTAAIHQFVKIGKHAFVAGGSLVRKDVPPFVKAANDPLSYCGVNGVGLRRRGFNDEEVRQIHEMYRTFYAKGLRKEVAIQQIEDEVHDCEAKNIIVDFLKNATRGVIKGY; encoded by the coding sequence ATGATAAGTCCATTAGCGAGCATAGACCCTAATGCTAAGATTGATGAAGGTGTAGAAATTGGACCTTTTACCACTGTCTATGGAGATGTTGAGATTGGTAAAGGTACATGGATTGGTCCTAATGTTACCATTATGGATGGCGCTCGAATTGGTGAGAATTGTAAAATATTCCCTGGTGCAGTGATTTCTGCAGTTCCTCAAGATCTTAAATTTGAAGGAGAATATACTACAACCGTTATTGGCAACAATACTGTACTTAGAGAGTGTGTAACGATCAATAGAGGTACGTCGGATAAAATGATGACCAAAATTGGCGAAAACTGTCTTCTCATGGCCTACGTTCACGTTGCCCATGACTGTATTATTGCAAACAACTGTATCTTCTCTAATGCTGTACAAATTGCTGGTCATGTTGAGATCGACGAGTTCACTATCGTAGGTGGTACAGCTGCCATTCATCAGTTTGTTAAAATAGGAAAGCACGCTTTTGTAGCTGGTGGTTCTCTTGTTCGTAAAGATGTTCCTCCATTCGTAAAAGCAGCAAATGATCCATTGAGCTATTGTGGTGTAAATGGCGTAGGACTTCGTCGTAGAGGATTTAACGATGAAGAAGTTCGTCAGATTCATGAAATGTATCGCACGTTCTATGCTAAAGGTCTTCGTAAAGAAGTAGCTATTCAGCAAATAGAAGATGAAGTACATGACTGTGAAGCGAAAAACATCATTGTAGACTTCTTGAAAAATGCCACAAGAGGCGTTATCAAAGGATACTAA